A single genomic interval of Helianthus annuus cultivar XRQ/B chromosome 6, HanXRQr2.0-SUNRISE, whole genome shotgun sequence harbors:
- the LOC118479479 gene encoding auxin-responsive protein SAUR21-like, which yields MAIRMPRIIQAKKILRRSLSNGSGTPTYTDIPKGYFAIYVGEQEKKRHVVPVSLLSEPLFQDLLHQAEEEFGYNHPMGALTIPCSEDVFTDLASRLRAF from the coding sequence ATGGCCATCCGTATGCCTCGTATCATTCAAGCAAAAAAAATTCTGAGGCGGTCATTATCTAATGGAAGCGGAACTCCAACATATACGGACATCCCAAAAGGCTATTTTGCAATTTATGTTGGGGAACAAGAGAAGAAGCGGCACGTGGTCCCGGTATCACTATTAAGCGAACCTTTGTTTCAGGACTTACTGCATCAGGCGGAGGAAGAGTTTGGGTACAACCACCCAATGGGCGCGCTCACAATTCCATGTAGTGAAGACGTATTCACGGATCTTGCTTCTCGTTTGAGAGCGTTCTGA